The genome window CATTATCCATAAACACAATCTCATCCACGTTGATCGATTTGGCGTTGGCAACCAAGGATTTTGCCAATAAGGGAGACCGAACGCCTCCTCCTCCCAATACAACCAATTTCATCTCTTTCTTCCTCCTTAAATAAGATCCAGATGTTTCGCGATCAGATGATAGACATCCCGCTTATTGGCGGAACGGATGATCCGGTCGACCGTGTTTTGCTGGTTTGCCAGTCTGATGATCTTCTCCGTGAGATTCAAATACCCTTTCGTTTCCTTTAATGCCAGGGTAATGATGACAAAAACCGGAACGGCAAAACGGTCATGAAAATCGATTCCTTTTTCCAAAGTCAGGACGCTCATGGAATTTTCATTGACCCCGTCATCCGGGCCGGCATGGGACAACAGGACTTTCGGGGCGATGGACATATAGGGGCCGTAATCTTCCAGATTTTGAATGATTTTTTCCGCATAGGTCTCTTTGATGTATCCTTTTTCCAAAAGCGGTTTCGCCCCTAAATAAATCGCCTCTTTCCAAGTCCTTGCTTTTTCGCCGATCCGGATTTCATCCTTGGAAAATTCCAGCCTGAAGCGCTTTTCCTGTTGATATTGTTCCTTTTCCTGATCACTCAACAGTTCGACCAACAGATCATATTGAAGTTTATAGATATCCTTGATCTCGCAAGATTCTTGGATGACATGGACGAGCCTTTCTACCTTGGCCACATGGTTTTGGGTCCGTTTGTTAAAGTTAAGATGGAGCCTCGCCTTTAATTTCTCCACGTCTTCCTGGGTAACGATGCTGTTGATCCGGACGACCTTCTTCTCGTCAATATCGGGCAAATCGACGGTGCTGATGACCAGGTCATAGTTTTCGACGACGGAAGGATGGATTTCCCTGACCGGCAATGTATCGACATGTTTGATATTGAACAGCTTCGTGACCGACATGGCCAAATATTTGGAGATTGCGACCCCTTCGATACAGACGACCAATATTTTGGGCAAATCTTCGTTTCTGGGAATCTTTTCTATCATTGCCGCAAAATAGATGGTCAAGTAGGAAATTTCATGATCGTTGATTTCAACATCGTATTCCGTCCCGATTTCTTGGCAAATGGATTTGACCGTCAAAAAAAGCCGCCGGTGCTTTTGCACGATCTCATCAAAGAGGGGATTTTCCAATGTGATGTTGAACCGTATCCGATTGATCATCGGTTCGATATGTTGCAGCAATAATTTTTTCAATTCACTTGTCTGTTCGCGGAAGCGGACTTGATAAGCTTCTTCCACTTTGCCGATCAGTTTGTCGGCCAGTTCGGAAAAATTCCCCGGCCTTTTCCGGTTTGCCTTAACGGTTTTCATGCTTAAAATGATGGATGTCAGATAGGCGACTTCCTTTTCATTCGTAATAATTTCCGGATGCCTTTCCTTCAGTTTCTCCAGCAAGGTGAAGGAAATCCGATAGATTTGCCGGTTGACCGGGTGATGCGGGATCAGATCTCCATTTAAACCCGTCGGATCCGTCGAACGATTGATCAAGCGGGTGAAATAAACGGTCAATATTAAAAACGACCGGTCATCGTATGTACAGCCCAATTCGTTTTCCAAAAACAAAATCAAACCGCGGATATATTGCAGATCTTCTTTATTAAAGACATGCCTGAACACTAAGCCGCCTTCGCCGGTCGAGGTTTTGCCCAATTCCATGTAATTGTAAAATTCATTCATGCTCAATCTTTCACAGAAGAGGTTGGCGAACTCCAGGATCCTTCGATTCTCATCGCCGGTCACAAACACCCCTTTCCGTTTTACCCAGTTCAGCTTTAAGCCCTTTTCCTCAAGGGGCGTTTTGATCTCGGCCAAAAAATTGATAATCGCCGTCCGTGAAGCGTTCAAGGTGATTTCAAAAAAGGAAATCGGGATTTCCTTTTGATGGATCAAAAGATTTAAAACGATGAACAACTTCATTTCTTCTTTTGAATAAATTCTTTTATAAGGATTTTCCTTGCGGAAGTATTCCGCCAAAAAGTTTACGGTTTTCTCCT of Caldibacillus debilis DSM 16016 contains these proteins:
- a CDS encoding BglG family transcription antiterminator, producing the protein MLNTRAVQILKKLYTEDDYISVHDLAEFTKSSSRSVRYNLQKIDSFLRKNRLSPLQRHHLKGVKIDKEEKTVNFLAEYFRKENPYKRIYSKEEMKLFIVLNLLIHQKEIPISFFEITLNASRTAIINFLAEIKTPLEEKGLKLNWVKRKGVFVTGDENRRILEFANLFCERLSMNEFYNYMELGKTSTGEGGLVFRHVFNKEDLQYIRGLILFLENELGCTYDDRSFLILTVYFTRLINRSTDPTGLNGDLIPHHPVNRQIYRISFTLLEKLKERHPEIITNEKEVAYLTSIILSMKTVKANRKRPGNFSELADKLIGKVEEAYQVRFREQTSELKKLLLQHIEPMINRIRFNITLENPLFDEIVQKHRRLFLTVKSICQEIGTEYDVEINDHEISYLTIYFAAMIEKIPRNEDLPKILVVCIEGVAISKYLAMSVTKLFNIKHVDTLPVREIHPSVVENYDLVISTVDLPDIDEKKVVRINSIVTQEDVEKLKARLHLNFNKRTQNHVAKVERLVHVIQESCEIKDIYKLQYDLLVELLSDQEKEQYQQEKRFRLEFSKDEIRIGEKARTWKEAIYLGAKPLLEKGYIKETYAEKIIQNLEDYGPYMSIAPKVLLSHAGPDDGVNENSMSVLTLEKGIDFHDRFAVPVFVIITLALKETKGYLNLTEKIIRLANQQNTVDRIIRSANKRDVYHLIAKHLDLI